One part of the Desulfonema ishimotonii genome encodes these proteins:
- a CDS encoding enoyl-CoA hydratase/isomerase family protein, with the protein MAMVEYTLDGSVAVMTLNSGENRFNPEFLNAVLQVMDEIENETEALTLVVKSAHEKIFSNGIDLEWLIPVVQKNDMQAAKDFFYLLNRLFRRTLTYPMITVAALTGHAFAGGAIWSCAYDFRFMRSDRGYFCFPEVDLGIPFLPGMLGLLRKAIPFYKMEEMHHTAARLTADECEKHHIVTKACHMDTLMDETLAFAKGLTKRREVVREMKARLYRDILHAIDVEDVPYIESEKFNIG; encoded by the coding sequence ATGGCAATGGTCGAGTATACGCTGGACGGATCTGTAGCGGTAATGACGCTGAACAGCGGGGAAAACCGCTTTAACCCCGAATTTCTGAACGCTGTGCTTCAGGTGATGGATGAGATTGAAAACGAGACAGAGGCGCTGACCCTTGTGGTGAAATCGGCCCATGAGAAGATTTTCTCCAACGGTATTGATCTGGAGTGGCTGATTCCGGTCGTCCAGAAAAATGATATGCAGGCCGCCAAGGACTTCTTTTATCTCCTGAACCGGCTGTTCAGACGGACCCTGACCTACCCCATGATTACGGTCGCGGCCCTCACCGGTCACGCCTTTGCCGGCGGGGCCATCTGGAGCTGCGCCTATGACTTCCGGTTCATGCGCTCGGACCGGGGATATTTCTGTTTCCCCGAAGTCGATCTGGGCATCCCCTTTCTCCCCGGAATGCTCGGCCTGCTCAGAAAAGCGATCCCCTTTTACAAGATGGAAGAGATGCATCACACGGCTGCCCGGCTGACGGCAGACGAGTGTGAGAAACATCACATTGTGACCAAAGCCTGCCATATGGATACGCTTATGGACGAGACCCTGGCATTTGCCAAAGGGCTGACAAAGCGGCGCGAGGTCGTCCGGGAGATGAAAGCCCGCCTCTACAGGGACATCCTTCACGCCATCGACGTTGAAGATGTGCCCTATATCGAGTCGGAGAAGTTCAATATCGGATAA
- a CDS encoding TIGR01777 family oxidoreductase → MKVFISGGTGFVGSHLTERLLDGGHHVVATGTRPRSNKIAHDRFQYISADTACPGPWQAALADADAVVNLAGRTIFSYWTEGYKKQMYDSRILTTRHIVEALPPDREVVLCSTSAVGCYGSHGDEILTEDAPAGDDFLAGLAADWEAEALRAGEKGVRVAIARLGIVLGKNGGAMKQMLPTFRMGLGGRIGKGTQWFPWVHLEDVVSGILFVIENPAVTGPLNFTAPAPVRQKEFARMLGKAVCRPAILPAPAFMLRLVMGELGAVLLTGQRALPHRLLGYGFQFRYSEIGAALKDIAR, encoded by the coding sequence ATGAAGGTCTTTATCAGCGGCGGAACCGGCTTTGTGGGCAGTCATCTGACAGAACGGCTTCTGGACGGAGGCCATCATGTCGTTGCCACCGGAACCCGACCCCGGTCAAATAAGATCGCCCACGACCGATTTCAGTATATATCTGCGGACACCGCCTGTCCGGGCCCGTGGCAGGCGGCGCTGGCCGACGCGGACGCGGTGGTGAATCTGGCCGGGCGGACCATTTTCAGCTACTGGACCGAAGGATACAAAAAGCAGATGTATGACAGCCGGATTCTGACCACCCGCCATATCGTAGAAGCCCTGCCCCCGGACAGGGAGGTGGTGCTGTGCAGCACCTCTGCCGTGGGCTGTTACGGCAGCCACGGCGATGAGATCCTGACGGAGGACGCCCCGGCCGGGGACGACTTTCTCGCCGGACTCGCTGCGGACTGGGAGGCAGAGGCCCTGCGGGCCGGGGAAAAGGGGGTACGGGTTGCCATTGCCCGCCTCGGCATTGTTCTGGGAAAAAACGGCGGGGCCATGAAACAGATGCTTCCGACCTTTCGCATGGGTCTGGGCGGACGCATCGGAAAGGGGACGCAGTGGTTTCCCTGGGTGCATCTGGAGGACGTGGTGTCCGGGATTCTCTTTGTCATTGAAAATCCGGCGGTCACCGGGCCACTCAACTTCACGGCCCCGGCTCCGGTCCGGCAGAAGGAATTTGCCCGGATGCTGGGGAAGGCGGTGTGCCGGCCCGCCATACTGCCGGCGCCCGCCTTTATGCTCCGGCTGGTGATGGGCGAACTGGGAGCGGTGCTGCTCACCGGCCAGAGGGCGCTTCCCCACAGGCTTCTGGGGTACGGATTTCAATTCAGATACTCGGAGATCGGGGCGGCACTGAAGGATATTGCCCGATGA
- a CDS encoding nitroreductase family protein, which translates to MAELTEIIKARRSIRKYEEKDVSAEALNQILEAVQWAPSWTNCQCWDIVVVRDPETRKKLQETVLPKNPGAKAVGAAPVVLALCGRQGVSGYYNNQVSTKFGDWYMFDLGLATQNLCLTAHSLGLGTVIVGLIDHDAAKALLNVPDTHELVALIPLGYPAKISKAPKRKEISEFAHEERF; encoded by the coding sequence ATGGCTGAACTGACGGAGATTATCAAAGCGCGGCGGAGCATCCGAAAATATGAAGAAAAGGATGTCTCTGCCGAAGCCCTGAACCAGATCCTGGAAGCGGTTCAGTGGGCACCGTCCTGGACCAACTGCCAGTGCTGGGATATTGTGGTGGTCAGAGACCCGGAGACCCGGAAAAAACTTCAGGAGACGGTATTGCCGAAAAATCCGGGCGCCAAAGCCGTGGGGGCCGCCCCGGTCGTGCTGGCCCTGTGCGGCAGGCAGGGGGTATCCGGCTACTACAACAATCAGGTGTCGACAAAATTCGGCGACTGGTACATGTTCGACCTGGGACTGGCCACCCAGAATCTCTGTCTGACCGCCCACAGCCTCGGCCTCGGCACGGTGATCGTGGGACTTATCGACCATGACGCGGCCAAAGCGCTCCTGAACGTCCCTGATACCCACGAACTGGTGGCGCTGATCCCCCTGGGGTATCCGGCCAAAATCTCCAAAGCGCCCAAACGAAAAGAGATCAGTGAGTTTGCGCATGAAGAACGGTTTTAA
- a CDS encoding DUF4468 domain-containing protein, translated as MKNGFKRRFPVSGMKRLSVGILLSVCVLCGCASAPPPEPAPPDELTIRQVLEIPGVSKNELFERAKTWVGQSFSNSLDVIQSANRTRGTVIGKTYISHSRPARFGQKDFFELRFTLMVEAKDNKIRTTFTDMRLMNQFGVQTILKTDMEELRPRLEEAVKSLVASFNTEKTDENW; from the coding sequence ATGAAGAACGGTTTTAAACGGCGTTTCCCCGTGTCGGGCATGAAACGGCTTTCCGTCGGCATCCTGTTGTCGGTATGTGTCCTGTGTGGGTGTGCCAGCGCACCGCCGCCCGAACCCGCACCGCCTGATGAACTGACCATCCGGCAGGTCTTGGAGATTCCCGGCGTTTCAAAAAATGAGCTGTTTGAACGGGCCAAAACGTGGGTGGGCCAGAGTTTTTCCAACTCCCTGGATGTCATTCAGTCTGCCAACCGGACCCGGGGGACGGTGATCGGGAAAACATATATTTCCCACAGCCGTCCGGCCCGGTTCGGGCAGAAGGATTTTTTTGAGCTGCGTTTCACCCTTATGGTTGAGGCCAAAGACAACAAAATCCGAACGACCTTTACGGACATGCGGCTGATGAACCAGTTCGGTGTCCAGACCATATTAAAAACCGACATGGAGGAGCTTCGGCCCCGGCTGGAAGAAGCGGTTAAGTCTCTGGTGGCGTCATTCAATACCGAAAAGACCGATGAAAACTGGTAA
- a CDS encoding KpsF/GutQ family sugar-phosphate isomerase, which translates to MVIELAKEVLRNEAQGILQLVDRVDGQFVRMVDVICQSSGRLIVAGIGKSGIIGRKFVATFNSTGTRSLFLHPVEAMHGDLGMVGPDDVVLALSNSGETDELNILIPSIRSIGCRIIAFTGNPHSTLAQNSDIVIDVGVEREACPMGLAPTTSTTALLAMGDALASVLIDRKHFKSSDFKKIHPGGALGQRLSKNVGDFMLTESLPLLSEDAEMTEILEVIDRISLGVALVVKPDRTLTGIITDGDIRRLLVRKQPVFERIAREVMTRKPKNVYQDTPAYDALNLMESFEITVLPVTDRQGVVLGVLHLHDILGKGSFTFNGT; encoded by the coding sequence ATGGTTATCGAACTCGCAAAAGAAGTCCTCAGAAATGAGGCCCAGGGGATTTTACAGCTCGTCGATCGGGTGGACGGGCAATTCGTCCGGATGGTGGATGTGATCTGCCAGTCGTCCGGCCGGCTGATCGTGGCCGGTATCGGCAAATCCGGCATTATCGGCCGCAAATTCGTGGCCACGTTCAACAGTACGGGAACCCGGTCCCTGTTCCTCCATCCGGTAGAGGCCATGCACGGCGATCTCGGTATGGTCGGCCCGGATGACGTGGTGCTGGCCCTGTCCAACAGCGGCGAAACCGATGAGCTGAACATCCTCATCCCCAGCATCCGCAGCATCGGGTGCAGGATCATCGCCTTTACGGGCAACCCCCATTCCACACTGGCTCAGAACAGCGACATCGTCATCGACGTGGGCGTGGAGCGGGAGGCCTGTCCCATGGGGCTGGCTCCGACCACCAGCACCACGGCTCTTCTGGCCATGGGGGATGCCCTGGCGTCGGTTCTGATTGACAGAAAACACTTCAAATCAAGTGATTTCAAAAAGATTCATCCGGGCGGAGCGCTGGGCCAGCGCCTCTCCAAAAATGTGGGGGACTTTATGCTGACGGAATCGCTCCCCCTGCTGTCCGAGGATGCGGAGATGACCGAGATCCTTGAGGTCATCGACCGCATCAGCCTGGGCGTTGCGCTGGTGGTGAAGCCGGACCGGACCCTGACCGGCATTATCACCGACGGGGATATCCGGCGGCTTCTGGTGCGGAAACAGCCGGTTTTCGAGCGGATTGCCCGCGAGGTGATGACCCGGAAGCCCAAAAATGTTTATCAGGACACGCCTGCCTATGACGCCCTCAATCTGATGGAATCCTTTGAAATCACCGTTCTGCCCGTGACCGACCGGCAGGGCGTGGTTCTGGGCGTACTGCATCTGCACGACATCCTGGGCAAGGGGAGTTTTACCTTCAACGGCACCTGA
- a CDS encoding ATP-dependent 6-phosphofructokinase yields MDFDTIPTTIPMLGTPGIPTPIQQWQKDHQRHFVSDDDQVVIDVHEKALARIFQAGEMPSVFELAGPREQIYFDPSKLKCALVTCGGLCPGLNGIIRSVVLELFYGYGVRNIYGIRYGLQGFIPRYGHGVVELTPAAVGDIIRKGGSFLGSSRGPQDVGEIVDCLERMNIRALFMVGGDGTLMAATRIADTILERGLKISVVGIPKTIDNDIYMVSRSFGFDTAVDVATQSIRAAHNEAKGYPNGIGLIKLMGRYSGFIAATAALAQQDVNFVLIPEVDFDMDGPDGFMETLERRMADKGHAVIVVAEGAGQRFFRDAEKRRDASGNIRLNDIGLFLKEAIVNHFKARKTDISIKYIDPSYMIRSLPANSNDHVFCSFLGRSAVHAAMAGKTKLLIGHWNNHFVHVPMAASAGKRKQVSPDGRLWQSVLGSTGQGMLRNI; encoded by the coding sequence ATGGATTTCGATACAATCCCCACCACCATACCGATGCTCGGCACCCCCGGCATCCCCACACCCATACAGCAGTGGCAGAAAGACCATCAGCGCCATTTTGTATCAGACGATGACCAGGTTGTTATCGACGTCCATGAAAAGGCGCTTGCCCGGATATTTCAGGCCGGGGAGATGCCGTCCGTCTTTGAGCTGGCCGGACCGCGGGAACAGATTTATTTTGATCCGAGCAAGCTCAAATGTGCCCTGGTTACCTGCGGCGGGCTTTGCCCCGGACTCAACGGCATCATCCGCTCGGTGGTTCTGGAACTCTTTTACGGATACGGCGTCCGCAACATCTACGGAATCCGTTATGGCCTCCAGGGATTTATTCCCCGATACGGCCACGGGGTCGTCGAGCTGACCCCCGCTGCGGTGGGCGATATTATCCGGAAGGGCGGCTCTTTTCTGGGGTCTTCGAGGGGCCCCCAGGATGTCGGCGAAATTGTGGACTGTCTGGAGCGGATGAATATCCGGGCGCTGTTCATGGTGGGCGGGGACGGCACCCTCATGGCAGCCACCCGCATTGCCGACACCATTCTCGAACGGGGACTCAAAATCAGCGTGGTGGGCATCCCCAAAACCATTGATAACGATATCTACATGGTCTCCCGCTCCTTCGGATTTGACACTGCCGTGGACGTGGCGACCCAGTCAATCCGGGCGGCCCACAACGAGGCCAAGGGCTATCCCAACGGCATCGGCCTCATCAAGCTCATGGGGCGGTACTCCGGGTTTATCGCCGCCACAGCCGCACTGGCCCAGCAGGACGTCAACTTTGTGCTGATCCCGGAGGTGGATTTCGACATGGACGGACCGGACGGGTTTATGGAAACCCTTGAAAGACGGATGGCGGACAAAGGTCATGCGGTGATCGTTGTGGCCGAAGGGGCCGGGCAGCGGTTTTTCAGGGACGCTGAAAAACGGCGGGACGCATCGGGCAATATCCGGCTGAACGATATCGGCCTCTTTCTGAAAGAGGCGATTGTAAACCATTTCAAAGCCCGGAAGACCGATATCTCCATCAAATATATCGACCCCAGCTACATGATCCGGAGCCTTCCGGCCAACTCCAATGACCATGTGTTTTGCAGCTTTCTGGGGCGAAGTGCCGTTCACGCGGCCATGGCCGGAAAGACGAAGCTCCTGATCGGCCACTGGAACAACCATTTTGTGCATGTGCCGATGGCGGCGTCCGCCGGGAAGCGGAAACAGGTCAGCCCGGACGGCAGGCTGTGGCAAAGCGTTCTGGGATCGACCGGTCAGGGGATGTTGCGAAACATATAA
- a CDS encoding DEAD/DEAH box helicase encodes MDFKELGLRAELVHAVETLGFQSPMPIQEKAIPTLLAGESDFVGLAQTGTGKTGAFGLPLIQQVDPGLSHPQGIVICPTRELCLQITNDLTAFAANLRQIRIAPVYGGACISTQIRQIRRGAQIIVATPGRLIDLINRKAVSLSRISVAVLDEADEMLNMGFQEDINAILNKMPEERRVWLFSATMPEGVAAISRNYLTNPVKVTVGGRNRGAKNIAHTCYVIHEKNRYQGLKRIIDFTPDIFGLVFCRTRKETQTVAESLMQDGYQAEALHGDLSQSQRDYVMRKFRQKTIRILVATDVAARGLDVEDISHVIHHRLPDEPEVYTHRSGRTARAGKSGESVALVNAKEVYRVRRLEKQGDIRFTFGKIPAGRDICKKRLFSMVEKIVQTDDHPAEIEEYLPAVYAALEGLDKEALIRRIVSEEFTRLLEYYRHAEDINVRTRSEKRPASKDYKRADRRTDKRPDRKKSRINGKKSQRFFINVGRLDKINEGTIVRWLCDKSGIRSGMIGEIALKREFSFFEVDGSAAGRVLSAVKNAKIDGRQVQVREVGAKKNNSFGGDTPRKKRAGSSYSARPSA; translated from the coding sequence ATGGATTTTAAAGAGTTAGGCCTTCGGGCCGAATTGGTTCACGCAGTAGAGACACTGGGATTTCAGTCACCGATGCCGATTCAGGAAAAGGCGATACCGACGCTTCTCGCCGGGGAAAGTGACTTCGTCGGACTGGCCCAGACCGGAACCGGCAAAACCGGTGCCTTCGGACTGCCGCTGATCCAGCAGGTCGATCCGGGGCTTTCCCACCCCCAGGGCATCGTGATATGCCCGACCCGCGAACTGTGTCTTCAGATTACGAACGACCTCACGGCCTTTGCCGCAAACCTGAGACAAATCCGCATTGCGCCCGTTTACGGCGGTGCCTGCATTTCAACCCAGATTCGCCAGATCAGAAGGGGCGCGCAGATTATCGTCGCCACCCCCGGCAGGCTCATAGATCTGATCAACCGGAAAGCGGTCAGCCTGTCCCGGATTTCGGTGGCGGTTCTGGACGAGGCCGACGAAATGCTCAACATGGGTTTTCAGGAGGATATCAACGCAATTCTGAACAAAATGCCCGAAGAGCGGCGGGTCTGGCTTTTTTCCGCGACCATGCCCGAAGGCGTTGCGGCCATCTCCCGGAATTATCTGACCAATCCGGTAAAGGTGACTGTCGGCGGCCGGAACCGGGGCGCAAAAAACATCGCGCATACCTGTTATGTGATCCACGAGAAGAACAGATATCAGGGGCTGAAAAGAATCATCGACTTCACCCCGGATATATTCGGCCTGGTTTTCTGCAGAACGCGGAAGGAGACCCAGACGGTGGCCGAATCCCTGATGCAGGACGGCTATCAGGCCGAAGCCCTTCACGGTGATCTGTCCCAGTCCCAGCGGGATTACGTGATGCGGAAGTTCCGGCAGAAGACAATCCGGATTCTGGTGGCCACCGATGTGGCGGCCCGGGGGCTGGATGTTGAAGATATTTCCCATGTTATCCATCACAGACTGCCGGATGAGCCGGAGGTCTACACTCACCGGAGCGGCAGAACAGCGCGGGCCGGAAAATCCGGTGAATCCGTTGCCCTGGTCAATGCCAAAGAGGTCTACCGGGTCCGCAGGCTGGAGAAACAGGGGGATATCCGGTTTACATTCGGCAAAATACCGGCGGGCCGGGATATCTGCAAGAAGCGGCTTTTCAGCATGGTGGAGAAAATCGTTCAGACAGACGACCATCCGGCTGAGATCGAGGAATATCTCCCGGCGGTTTATGCGGCATTGGAGGGACTGGACAAAGAGGCGCTGATCCGGCGCATTGTGTCGGAAGAATTCACCCGCCTTCTCGAATACTATCGCCACGCGGAAGACATCAACGTCAGAACCCGTTCTGAAAAGAGACCCGCTTCAAAAGACTATAAAAGGGCGGACAGAAGAACGGATAAAAGGCCCGACAGAAAGAAAAGTCGCATAAACGGGAAAAAATCCCAGCGCTTTTTTATCAACGTGGGACGCCTGGATAAAATCAACGAAGGCACCATCGTTCGCTGGCTCTGCGACAAATCCGGCATCCGCTCCGGCATGATCGGTGAAATCGCACTGAAACGGGAATTTTCTTTCTTTGAAGTGGACGGCAGCGCTGCCGGAAGGGTGCTGAGTGCGGTCAAAAACGCAAAGATCGACGGAAGGCAGGTTCAGGTCCGGGAAGTGGGCGCAAAGAAAAATAACAGCTTCGGCGGGGATACCCCCCGGAAAAAACGCGCCGGAAGTTCATATTCGGCCCGCCCATCGGCATAA
- the resB gene encoding cytochrome c biogenesis protein ResB, giving the protein MKKGEDASVVWHIWEFLASIRLTIFVLLSLAATSVIGTLIPQNGAHADYLRKYGEFLFRIFYALDIFDMYNSWWFQLLMVILTVNIIICSADRLKGTWKIIFTKNPPFRFSRFQKARERETFSDDRPVQALRADYETYMARNFKYSRTEPTADGVCIFGERGRRTRLGVYIVHLSVVLLLLGGLVGSIFGFDGYVNIPEGESVSAVRLRGSNGIQPLDFEIRCDDFSVSFYKTGAPEEFRSDLVLLEDGREVYKKSIIVNDPIRYKGINIFQASYGTVPLDMQAVRSEGITLSFTSRETGMVYTRKGSVGKPVELPEGGGTFVLKDFTPSFKFMGQRDLGATFTGIITPADGDPKEIRLPIRFPRFDKMRREGKLIVSVTGYAERHYTGLQVTNDPGVPLVYLGAIAMILGCFVTFFMSHQQVCVELAGSSGSSRITVAGKANKNSIGMAKQVRRVARELSRL; this is encoded by the coding sequence ATGAAAAAAGGAGAGGATGCGTCGGTCGTCTGGCATATCTGGGAATTTCTGGCGTCGATTCGTCTCACAATATTTGTGCTGCTGTCTCTTGCCGCCACATCTGTCATCGGAACCCTGATTCCCCAAAACGGGGCCCATGCCGATTACCTGAGAAAGTACGGCGAATTTCTGTTCAGAATATTTTACGCACTGGACATTTTCGACATGTACAATTCCTGGTGGTTTCAGCTTCTGATGGTCATACTGACCGTGAACATCATCATCTGTTCCGCTGACCGGCTCAAGGGCACATGGAAGATTATTTTTACCAAAAATCCGCCCTTCCGGTTTTCCCGGTTTCAAAAGGCCAGAGAAAGGGAAACATTTTCGGATGACCGTCCGGTGCAGGCGCTGAGAGCGGACTATGAGACCTATATGGCCCGGAATTTCAAATACAGCCGGACCGAACCGACGGCAGACGGGGTCTGCATTTTTGGCGAACGGGGACGGCGAACCCGGCTGGGGGTGTACATTGTCCACCTCAGCGTTGTCCTGCTCCTGCTCGGCGGCCTTGTGGGGTCCATTTTCGGTTTCGACGGATATGTCAATATCCCCGAAGGCGAATCGGTCAGCGCGGTCCGGCTCAGAGGGAGCAATGGCATACAGCCCCTTGATTTTGAGATCCGCTGTGACGACTTCAGTGTCAGTTTTTATAAAACCGGTGCGCCTGAGGAATTCCGCTCCGACCTCGTGCTGCTGGAAGACGGCAGAGAGGTTTATAAAAAGAGCATTATCGTAAATGACCCCATCCGCTATAAGGGGATCAACATCTTCCAGGCCAGTTACGGCACGGTGCCCCTGGACATGCAGGCGGTCCGTTCGGAGGGGATTACGCTCTCCTTTACCAGCAGGGAGACGGGCATGGTCTATACCCGGAAGGGCAGTGTCGGCAAACCGGTCGAACTTCCCGAAGGCGGGGGCACGTTTGTTCTGAAAGATTTTACCCCGTCCTTTAAGTTCATGGGGCAGCGGGATCTCGGAGCGACATTTACCGGCATCATCACACCGGCCGATGGCGACCCGAAAGAGATCCGGCTTCCGATCCGCTTTCCCCGGTTTGATAAGATGCGGCGGGAGGGAAAACTCATTGTTTCCGTTACGGGGTATGCCGAGCGCCACTACACCGGCCTGCAGGTGACGAACGACCCCGGGGTGCCGCTGGTGTATCTGGGGGCCATTGCCATGATTCTGGGATGCTTTGTCACCTTCTTCATGTCGCATCAGCAGGTGTGTGTCGAGCTTGCCGGGAGCAGCGGTTCCTCCCGGATTACCGTTGCCGGGAAGGCCAATAAAAATTCGATCGGCATGGCAAAGCAGGTGCGGCGCGTTGCCCGTGAACTCTCCCGCCTGTAG
- a CDS encoding AMIN domain-containing protein, with protein sequence MKCPICGSDNVTHSHRRGLEKFFRFIDPRAPYRCKDCWGRFRVFEAPVRILRSVLIACVAISIVALLIAVPFLLPDRTPSEERQAEMADRPVRRPAKRVTEIPPPATVPETEIPESPVASAESGDADHVSEAAVPQDETPVSPAPETSTAELPAPESGAVHTGGPPSDAPVVAEAEQEAVITDAGKDVARPAQDVPKPAADFPAEKQAAPSPAVVPEKARSAQAGESPRRLRKIKVRVSDGEFRMLLIADGPVREYKTLYIKAPPRFVVDLKGKWKYQGASAVSTDGDMVRQIRVGEHPDFIRVVMDLRMNVPSVRSLEETTRGLLVEIERKRE encoded by the coding sequence ATGAAGTGTCCTATTTGCGGAAGTGACAACGTCACCCATTCTCACAGACGGGGACTGGAAAAATTTTTCCGGTTTATTGATCCCCGTGCGCCGTACCGCTGCAAAGACTGCTGGGGCCGCTTCCGGGTCTTTGAAGCGCCGGTCAGAATTCTGCGATCCGTCCTGATCGCCTGTGTTGCAATCAGCATCGTGGCCCTGCTGATTGCCGTGCCGTTTCTATTGCCGGACCGGACGCCTTCAGAAGAGAGGCAGGCAGAGATGGCTGACCGGCCTGTCCGGCGCCCGGCAAAACGGGTAACCGAAATCCCGCCGCCTGCGACGGTGCCGGAAACCGAAATCCCCGAAAGTCCGGTGGCCTCTGCGGAATCCGGCGACGCAGACCATGTGTCTGAAGCCGCTGTACCGCAGGATGAAACGCCGGTCAGTCCGGCTCCGGAGACTTCGACCGCCGAGCTGCCTGCGCCTGAATCCGGGGCCGTACACACGGGCGGTCCGCCGTCTGACGCGCCGGTTGTCGCTGAGGCGGAGCAAGAAGCCGTGATAACGGATGCCGGAAAAGATGTCGCCCGTCCGGCACAGGATGTCCCGAAGCCTGCGGCTGACTTTCCGGCTGAAAAACAGGCAGCACCGTCCCCGGCAGTTGTGCCGGAAAAGGCGCGTTCAGCACAGGCCGGTGAATCGCCCCGGCGTCTCAGGAAAATCAAAGTCAGGGTGTCTGACGGTGAATTCAGGATGCTCCTGATTGCCGACGGACCCGTCCGGGAATACAAGACACTCTATATAAAGGCCCCGCCCAGGTTTGTCGTCGATCTGAAAGGAAAATGGAAATATCAGGGCGCGTCGGCTGTCAGCACGGACGGCGATATGGTCAGACAGATCCGGGTCGGGGAACACCCGGATTTTATCCGGGTCGTCATGGACCTGCGCATGAACGTGCCGTCAGTCCGTTCTCTTGAGGAGACCACGCGGGGGCTTCTTGTGGAGATAGAACGGAAACGCGAATAG